A genomic region of Caenorhabditis elegans chromosome V contains the following coding sequences:
- the tank-1 gene encoding Poly [ADP-ribose] polymerase tankyrase (Confirmed by transcript evidence) gives MARRVNKKKSPVKAARKIDGQIGRRVVDGVRAKSSRQRHQAVLYQAPTPTVIRRKTTKTAIVKKTVVVVKKGGKVVKKSSKTGQKVKAVKAPKVKAPSKKGNDRLTPRVITEYQENPFFYDPQVPEYISASVYHRWITRAVRNGNMKEIKDYYKSKKCQKSAIYTSFAYSFDTSACDEALRQDIKFATEFFKMNNKMEVDNSYHPGKEPNLLQKKTTGRKNYYMLGRHTRQIEMGRGGKEGNNALLNYDTRTDEPNPLTKLIEDNVTYTKLYQLCKIPDGPIVEHHIEMHFVTAVRMGHRDLASALAQGPVKMHCNDLHRATLKDQKLPAKILPVSVAKKAYMNKNITPLHTAAISNSTHMLEAMRAVYPTINIPDQDNWYTMHYAACAPGTAPMEFLLKNGGSVTMLTKQTETPLHVAARAGRAVNCTFLMKEMLDLEKGDDGESTIRADRSIINARTRSGNSALHLAVLRNNLDVVDALLAEPTIVVDNPTSTGQNRLTPLMMACGKGYLEMAKKLVEKGALVEGKDKKKRTPLIHAMLNGQIHTAAFLLAKGASLTLADSSGNTAAHYAAAYGFLDCLKLLASIDDNILSEPNDWQLYPLSVAYLKGHYGIVTWLLEGPHKDKANINAKDNNGATLLSNLLSYADETMHKELLSQIEYLVARKADASLADSSGQTPLHLFSMQRIILKGSGEAAENDAMRMTLDNYKKCFNTLIKAGAKVDVYDHEDNTPLHYALTNGNLMLFNLMLDKVANKRNLFEKWANHQNFLHEILALPMKVYGDQVLWKGETLTKPAYDVLPILKELHENLPDLFEKWISEVNKAGYSPIVEAIKQYQALAANKKLRGEADQTFISTVNELFEWVIRLGPFQLTQKYINSENSAAVTLANLAMSIPIECGRHQQNQLALFKILIKLSKEFNKVDEFLTQKNEKDDVLIVQAIMFDKPNVVELILDTASEMHLIHGTHNAIKENELEVVVHKTIIMYMIEMRMWELIPKVNASSEFWKSKDAKGNSVWHYAARVNSHKTVGLFKMIESKGVRRETNDDGRSVLHVATLACDGSADSVLEPIAWLSTRCPIDAVDKFNRTALHYAFGNENDFKEGNVPFGESDPIAVVSLLSSLIRPEQIEIADVNGNTILHLAAIKNSTICLMTLIRKKCHVDLKNKDGNTPLALAVHHGRQSSALTLIQANADVTEKIFVPALKPTSDFDQNSSGTEAEKFWKWHGKEKKVLEDLHTTIPASVVSKGGSWEAMVYVLLDVLGQNTGSMAQLTDAALRRGQLNLANQLLKSIEALIDGAVLNSSYDLLDTFAEKCFGALTSEETIEKTVLNRIILTRGLGLKQPETMKIIRTALQNGNWNLLNFLKSEMGTAWKNQKIETPTENPIRSLLIYMNEKSVSSEAIGFLEELRQMRGVNIDALCQLEIPGKFKKILDYGLIPPISFAVLQENPNMIRALRNAGASLKTQDDYGRTPLMYAIMTNNRSVVDAIVGDGKLAVVLHKQKAVATGPRCVAVPMRFGATSRAFIPAAAFASVPARVESDEEEEDNSGSESGEDGAASENKSEHGSENGESGNGSDDEDDDDDDSSPPPAKKSRIAKEAAGPSTGPKRKKLVITDPSLFSARDHKENNPLHYFIEPLAWENVELLGDLAAANKTAIVQCLIDKRSPNPIELAAMKMNRRMKSEMLKIVKNAAFPRPIKETKLTLQQVHIEPLSDVDEDAAKFLAKWVEEKDKKKTSEAPKPHKSSTYSTNGLVSFCDETQQYFDVLMNKTDLMYGRCGFHNFYRMQIIKRRDAELFILFTNWGRIGSGMGEFQTTPFNSLELAAKEFKSIFKSKSGNEWAPLANFRDMPKKYRLVETDSTPTSLAEIELTWKKNTEKDPIRRMIADISDAKTLKTYASQVQMYGGSSQPFGRFTKENIEKAKLVLDKLEKNANRIKQMVEAQTGVVESNLLDAYITTSELSGDYYSLIPSGEYEFSNLTRLDNVEEIARHRARLNRCQEIETATRLLCAAEFRQDLDRVDYIRSAIQCEYRLETPDSDISQRLLQWIHNSGGKQAKVKMILEISPMLSTEKFEPFVNDDNQKFLWHGTKATNLMSILKNGFLIDPPSACKNGNLFGSGIYLADSFEKSTHYCQPSAGGINYMLVCQTALGKVRTLDTIPYHYMNQSSSSAEKYEDTLHYIGDRFPAGSLTNDGVGMPLLPLRKRDPIQGSNYGFGTLDFSEYIVRNPNRVLPKYIVMYK, from the exons ATGGCTCGTCGTGTTAATAAGAAAAAGTCTCCTGTAAAAGCTGCCAGGAAAATTGATGGGCAAATCGGGAGACGAGTTGTGGACGGAG TCCGTGCCAAGTCGTCCCGTCAACGCCATCAAGCAGTTCTCTACCAGGCTCCCACTCCCACTGTGATTCGCCGTAAGACCACGAAAACGGCGATCGTCAAGAAAACAGTTGTAGTTGTGAAAAAGGGTGGAAAAGTTGTCAAGAAATCCTCTAAAACTGGTCAGAAAGTGAAAGCAGTGAAGGCGCCAAAAGTCAAAGCACCATCCAAGAAGGGAAATGATCGACTTACTCCACGTGTCATCACTGAGTACCAGGAGAATCCGTTTTTCTACGATCCTCAGGTTCCAGAGTACATCAGTGCCTCCGTCTACCACAGATGGATCACCAGAGCCGTTCGCAATGGAAATATGAAGGAAATCAAAGACTATTATAAGTCGAAGAAGTGCCAAAAATCTGCAATCTACACGAGCTTTGCCTATAGTTTCGACACTTCGGCGTGTGATGAAGCATTGAGGCAGGACATCAAATTTGCCACCGAGttcttcaaaatgaacaaTAAAATGGAAGTTGATAATTCCTATCATCCGGGCAAAGAGCCGAATCTGTTGCAAAAG AAAACCACCGGTCGCAAGAACTACTACATGCTCGGCCGCCACACGCGCCAGATTGAGATGGGAAGAGGTGGCAAAGAAGGAAACAATGCTCTTTTGAACTATGACACAAGGACCGATGAGCCAAATCCATTGACGAAGCTTATCGAGGATAATGTGACATACACTAAGTTGTATCAACTTTGCAAGATTCCAGACGGac CGATTGTCGAACATCACATCGAAATGCACTTCGTCACTGCTGTTCGAATGGGCCACCGCGATCTTGCATCCGCGTTGGCACAGGGACCCGTCAAAATGCACTGCAACGATCTTCACCGTGCAACTCTGAAAGATCAGAAACTGCCCGCCAAAATCCTTCCAGTATCTGTTGCGAAAAAGGCGTACATGAATAAGAATATCACTCCACTTCACACTGCCGCCATTTCCAACTCCACCCATATGCTAGAAGCGATGAGAGCCGTCTACCCAACGATCAACATTCCGGATCAAGACAACTGGTATACGATGCACTATGCCGCGTGTGCTCCTGGAACTGCTCCTATGgaatttcttctcaaaaacggTGGATCTGTTACGATGCTCACCAAGCAAACCGAAACCCCACTGCATGTGGCTGCCAGAGCTGGAAGAGCTGtgaattgcacatttttgatgAAGGAAATGCTGGATTTGGAGAAAGGAGACGACGGAGAGAGCACAATCAGAGCTGACAGATCTATCATCAATGCGAGAACTCGCTCTGGAAACTCTGCACTTCATTTGGCGGTGCTACGTAATAACCTTGACGTTGTTGATGCCTTGCTCGCCGAGCCAACCATCGTTGTAGACAATCCAACATCCACAGGACAAAACAGATTAACTCCATTGATGATGGCATGTGGAAAAGGATACCTAGAGATGGCGAAGAAGTTGGTTGAGAAGGGAGCATTGGTGGAAGGAAAAGATAAGAAAAAGCGTACCCCGTTAATCCACGCAATGCTCAATGGTCAGATTCACACTGCAGCCTTCCTCCTCGCCAAGGGAGCTAGTCTTACTCTCGCGGATTCGTCTGGAAATACTGCTGCTCACTACGCTGCTGCATATGGATTTTTGGACTGCTTAAAGCTTCTTGCCTCAATTGATGATAATATTCTATCCGAGCCAAATGACTGGCAGCTTTATCCATTGTCCGTTGCATATCTCAAAGGTCATTATGGAATTGTTACGTGGCTCCTGGAAGGTCCGCACAAGGATAAAGCTAACATTAATGCAAAGGACAACAACGGTGCAACTCTTCTCTCGAATTTGCTCTCATATGCTGACGAGACAATGCATAAAGAATTGCTAAGTCAAATTGAATATCTGGTTGCAAGAAAAGCCGATGCATCACTTGCTGACAGCTCTGGGCAAACTCCACTGCACCTGTTCTCCATGCAACGGATCATTCTGAAAGGTTCTGGAGAAGCCGCTGAGAACGATGCAATGAGAATGACTTTGGACAACTACAAAAAGTGCTTCAATACACTGATCAAAGCCGGAGCCAAAGTTGATGTCTATGATCATGAGGACAATACACCATTACATTATGCACTCACCAACGGAAACTTGATGCTCTTCAATCTGATGCTGGATAAGGTTGCAAATAAGAGAAatctttttgagaaatggGCAAACCACCAAAACTTCCTGCACGAGATCCTTGCTCTTCCAATGAAAGTTTACGGAGATCAAGTTTTGTGGAAGGGAGAGACGCTCACCAAACCAGCATATGATGTTCTTCCGATTCTTAAGGAGTTACACGAGAACTTGCCGGATTTATTTGAGAAATGGATCAGTGAAGTGAATAAAGCTGGGTACTCGCCGATTGTGGAAGCTATCAAGCAATATCAAGCTCTGGCGGCAAACAAAAAGCTTCGTGGAGAAGCTGATCAG acattcatCTCGACCGTCAACGAGCTTTTCGAATGGGTGATTCGCCTTGGACCGTTCCAGCTGACGCAAAAATACATTAATTCTGAGAACTCTGCAGCTGTCACACTGGCCAATCTTGCCATGAGCATTCCGATCGAGTGTGGAAGGCATCAACAGAATCAGTTGGCACTATTCAAAATTCTCATCAAATTGAGCAAGGAGTTCAACAAGGTCGATGAGTTTTTAACGCAGAAAAACGAGAAAGACGATGTTCTGATCGTACAAGCGATCATGTTTGACAAGCCAAATGTGGTAGAGCTCATCCTGGACACCGCCTCAGAAATGCACCTGATCCACGGAACTCACAATGCAATCAAGGAGAACGAGTTAGAAGTTGTAGTTCACAAGACAATCATCATGTACATGATTGAGATGAGAATGTGGGAGCTGATACCGAAGGTGAATGCATCGAGCGAGTTCTGGAAGAGCAAGGACGCCAAGGGTAATAGTGTCTGGCACTATGCTGCACGAGTTAACAGTCATAAAACTGTTGGgcttttcaaaatgattgaGTCGAAGGGTGTTCGGAGAGAAACAAATGACGATGGACGCTCTGTTCTCCACGTGGCAACTCTGGCTTGTGATGGATCCGCCGATTCTGTGCTGGAGCCGATTGCTTGGCTATCAACTCGTTGTCCAATTGATGCGGTGGATAAGTTCAATCGAACTGCTCTTCACTACGCGTTCGGAAACGAAAATGACTTCAAAGAAGGCAATGTTCCGTTTGGTGAGAGTGATCCGATTGCAGTAGTTTCACTTTTGTCATCTCTGATTCGACcagaacaaattgaaattgcCGATGTTAATGGAAATACGATTCTTCATCTTGCTGCAATCAAGAATTCTACTATTTGCCTGATGACTCTGATTCGAAAGAAATGCCACGTAGATTTGAAGAATAAGGATGGAAACACTCCACTTGCTCTTGCTGTTCATCATGGAAGACAATCATCCGCTTTGACTTTGATTCAAGCTAACGCAGATGTCACTGAAAAGATTTTCGTACCTGCTCTGAAGCCAACGTCCGATTTCGACCAAAACAGTAGCGGCACGGAAGCTGAGAAATTCTGGAAGTGGCatggaaaagagaaaaaagttttggaggaTCTGCACACAACGATTCCAGCGTCGGTGGTGAGCAAGGGTGGAAGTTGGGAAGCAATGGTCTACGTTTTACTGGACGTTCTCGGACAAAACACTGGAAGTATGGCACAGCTCACTGATGCAGCATTGCGACGTGGACAACTCAATCTTGCCAATCAGCTGCTCAAGTCCATAGAAGCGTTGATTGATGGAGCAGTTTTGAATAGCTCTTATGATCTGTTGGATACATTTGCTGAGAAATGTTTTGGAGCATTAACCTCGGAAGAAACTATCGAGAAGACAGTTTTGAATAGAATTATTCTCACTCGCGGCCTTGGCTTGAAGCAACcagaaactatgaaaattatCAGGACGGCTCTGCAGAATGGAAACTGGAATTTGCTCAACTTTTTGAAGTCTGAAATGGGAACAGCTTGGAAGAACCAGAAAATCGAGACACCAACTGAAAATCCAATCCGATCACTTCTCATATACATGAACGAAAAATCAGTCAGCTCGGAGGCAATTGGATTCCTCGAAGAGCTCAGACAGATGCGAGGTGTGAACATTGACGCTTTGTGCCAGTTGGAAATtcccggaaaattcaaaaagattttggaTTATGGACTCATTCCGCCAATCTCATTTGCTGTTCTCCAAGAAAATCCAAATATGATCAGAGCTCTGAGAAATGCCGGTGCAAGTCTCAAAACTCAAGACGACTATGGCAGGACCCCGCTGATGTATGCAATTATGACCAACAACCGCTCCGTCGTTGATGCAATCGTAGGTGACGGTAAACTAGCTGTGGTGCTTCATAAGCAGAAGGCAGTGGCAACCGGGCCAAGATGCGTAGCAGTTCCGATGCGGTTTGGAGCAACTAGCCGGGCTTTTATTCCTGCGGCTGCATTTGCTTCTGTTCCCGCTAGAGTCGAAtctgatgaagaagaagaggataACTCTGGTTCGGAATCAGGAGAAGATGGAGCAGcctctgaaaataaatctgaaCATGGCTCAGAAAATGGCGAATCTGGCAATGGTTCTGACGACGAGGACGACGACGATGATGATTCTTCTCCACCACCTGCCAAAAAGTCTCGAATTGCAAAAGAGGCTGCTGGACCATCAACAGGACCTAAGCGAAAGAAACTTGTCATTACTGATCCATCG CTCTTCTCGGCACGCGATCACAAAGAGAACAACCCTCTTCATTACTTCATTGAGCCGCTCGCCTGGGAGAATGTGGAACTTCTTGGAGATTTGGCTGCAGCCAACAAGACCGCTATTGTACAATGTCTGATTGATAAGAGAAGTCCGAATCCGATTGAGTTGGCCGCGATGAAAATGAATCGAAGAATGAAAAgcgaaatgctcaaaattgtaAAGAATGCTGCATTCCCACGACCCATTAAGGA aacaaagcTCACTCTTCAACAAGTACACATTGAACCATTGAGTGATGTAGATGAAGATGCTGCAAAGTTCCTCGCAAAATGGGTTGAAGAGAAGGACAAGAAAAAGACTAGCGAGGCACCAAAACCGCACAAAAGCTCAACCTATTCGACCAATGGGCTCGTCAGCTTCTGCGACGAAACTCAACAGTACTTTGATGTGCTCATGAACAAGACTGATTTGATGTATGGAAGATGTGGATTCCACAATTTCTATCGCATGCAAATCATCAAACGACGTGACGCTGAGTTGTTCATCTTGTTCACGAATTGGGGACGAATTGGATCGGGAATGGGCGAGTTTCAG ACCACCCCATTCAACAGTCTTGAGTTGGCAGCCAAAGAATTCAAGTCGATCTTCAAATCAAAATCTGGAAATGAATGGGCTCCACTTGCCAACTTCCGAGATATGCCAAAGAAGTATAGGCTTGTTGAAACCGATTCCACACCGACTAGTCTGGCTGAAATCGAACTGACGTGGAAAAAGAACACGGAGAAGGATCCGATTCGTAGAATGATTGCTGATATTAGCGATGCGAAGACTCTGAAAACCTATGCCTCTCAAGTTCAAATGTACGGAGGAAGTAGCCAACCATTCGGACGATTCACCAAGGAGAATATTGAAAAGGCAAAGTTGGTATTGGACAAGTtggagaaaaatgcaaatagaATCAAGCAGATGGTCGAGGCGCAGACTGGAGTCGTGGAGTCCAACTTGCTAGATGCATATATTACTACT agcgaGTTATCCGGAGACTATTACAGTCTGATCCCATCCGGCGAATATGAGTTCAGTAACCTCACCCGTCTTGACAACGTCGAGGAGATTGCCCGCCACCGTGCCCGTCTGAACCGATGCCAGGAAATTGAAACTGCCACCCGTCTGCTCTGCGCGGCAGAGTTCCGTCAAGATTTGGATCGAGTCGACTATATCAGAAGTGCGATTCAATGCGAATACCGACTAGAAACTCCAGACTCGGATATCAGTCAGCGCCTTCTTCAATGGATCCATAATAGTGGTGGAAAGCAAGCAAAGGTTAAGatgattctggaaatttcgccAATGctatcaactgaaaaattcgagcCATTTGTGAACGATGATAATCAAAAGTTCTTGTGGCACGGAACAAAGGCGACGAATTTGATGAGCATTTTGAAGAATGGATTCCTCATCGACCCACCAAGTGCATGCAAAAATGGAAACCTGTTCGGTTCTGGAATCTACTTGGCAGACAGCTTTGAAAAAAGCACACACTACTGCCAGCCATCAGCGGGTGGCATCAACTATATGCTCGTCTGCCAGACAGCTCTCGGAAAAGTCAGAACTCTGGACACGATTCCCTATCACTACATGAATCAATCAAGTTCTAGTGCAGAAAAG TATGAGGACACCCTTCACTACATCGGCGATCGTTTCCCAGCCGGAAGCCTCACCAATGATGGCGTCGGAATGCCACTTCTTCCTCTTAGAAAACGTGATCCAATTCAAGGTTCGAATTATGGTTTCGGAACCCTTGACTTCTCCGAATACATCGTCCGCAATCCGAATCGCGTTCTTCCAAAGTATATTGTCATGTATAAGTAA